A genomic window from Silene latifolia isolate original U9 population chromosome 11, ASM4854445v1, whole genome shotgun sequence includes:
- the LOC141611051 gene encoding putative phytol kinase 3, chloroplastic produces the protein MAAVFVYVNSIFPPLKLPIPYKIQPSSPTVRLKPSRNRTAVKALTAGGESIMWPVNEVLSDGCATAVAGGVALGLLRLWQETAKRGVFDKKLNRKLVHISIGLAFMLCWPLFSSGSRGAVLASLIPGVNILRMLVIGLGIQKDEATVKSMSRFGDHRELLKGPMYYAATITFACVYYWRTSPIGIGAICNLCAGDGLADIVGRRLGKHKLPYNKDKSFAGSIAMLVAGFLTSVAFMLYFSQFGFIPVSWDMVTGFFCMSVASTLVESLPISTKIDDNLTVSLTSFLVGSLFF, from the exons ATGGCAGCTGTATTTGTGTACGTCAACTCCATTTTTCCACCATTAAAACTACCAATTCCTTATAAAATTCAACCTTCATCTCCAACCGTTAGATTAAAACCCTCACGTAATCGGACAGCTGTAAAAGCACTGACAGCTGGCGGTGAATCAATTATGTGGCCGGTTAATGAAGTGTTGAGTGATGGTTGTGCTACCGCTGTTGCCGGTGGTGTTGCTCTTGGGTTACTTCGTTTGTGGCAAGAGACTGCTAAACGTGGCGTTTTTGATAAG AAACTGAACAGGAAGCTTGTACATATCAGCATCGGGCTAGCTTTCATGCTTTGTTGGCCATTATTTAG TTCTGGTTCTCGTGGAGCTGTATTAGCGAGTCTCATTCCCGGTGTCAACATATTACGCATGCTTGTAATTGGACTTGGAATACAAAAAGATGAAGCTACTGTCAAGTCAATGAGCAGATTTGGAGATCACAG GGAGCTTCTGAAGGGACCTATGTATTATGCTGCCACTATTACTTTTGCTTGTGTTTATTACTGGAGAACTTCCCCGATTGGGATTGGAGCGATTTGCAACTTGTGCGCTGGAGACG GATTGGCTGACATTGTGGGAAGAAGGTTAGGAAAGCataaacttccttacaacaaagACAAGTCTTTTGCAGGTAGCATTGCCATGCTAGTTGCTGGATTTCTGACTTCAGTCGC GTTCATGCTCTATTTTTCTCAGTTTGGATTCATTCCTGTAAGCTGGGATATGGTCACTGGCTTCTTTTGTATGTCCGTCGCTAGTACATTGGTGGAGTCACTTCCGATAAGCACGAAAATCGATGATAACCTCACAGTTTCACTTACTTCATTTCTGGTAGGCAGTCTATTCTTCTGA